ACGACCGGAAGGTCAGCGGATGTCGCGCTGGTTGCCGATCGTATCGCGCAGCCCTTCGAGCAGGCCTTCGACCCTCGCCATTCTCTCGCGCAGGTCTGCCGTTTCGCCGCGAACACAACCTATCTCGCCACGGACACCCGTGATCTCGGTGCGGAGCTCGTCCGTGCGCGTATTGATCTCGGTCCGGACATTGCCGATCTCGGTTCGGACACTGCCGATCTCGGTTCGGACACTGCCGATCTCGGTTCGGACACTACGGATTCCGTCGATAACCTCGGTCCGGACGCCGCCGATCTCTTCGCGCAGGCTACGGGCTTCGTTGGTGAGCTCGGTTCGCACGCCGCCCATCTCACTCCGCATCTCGGCTCGGACGGCGTTGGCCTGAGATTGAACGTAGCCGGCGAGCCACAGGACGGCGGCCAGTTGCGTGCCGGCGAGCGTTGCGCCGATGCTCAGGATTGCGATGAACTCGGGACTCATGAAGCTGCCTCCTATCGTATCGCGGTCGGGTGGCTTGCACGTTCGCGGACCGCGGGGTTCCCCGGTCCAAGAGTGAGGCCACACCAGGCGCGTCCGGATTGCTCGAACCGGAGGTTGTGGAGGTTCGGCGAATTGCAGGAACTGAAACGGGCAGGCCCGTTCTCAAGCGCAAGGACGGCGGCGCTCTGCGCGCATCACAGGTAGGGCGCGCCGCTCCATTCCGGCACCTGCTGGTTCTGCTTCAACCGCAGACGCTGCAGGTTCAGGGCCGAGTAGTAGCTGTCGAGGTCCGCCTCGGCCGCAACGACGCCGGGCAGGCTCGCCGACGCTTCCAGTGCGAAGCGCTGCGCCAGCGGATGGTCCGGATGCTCGCGGTACGCCGCGTTCCACCAGTCGAGGATCCGTTCCTGCGCGGTTCGCAGCAGCGGGTCGGCCGGCAGCCGATCGCGCTTCTCGCGCTGATTGACCTTTCTGTGGGCGGGCATCAGATTCCAGAGATCGCCGCAGGGCCAGACGGACCAGGGAAAGCAGTGATCGATATCGAGGTTGCCGGCGGTCAGCCGCTTGCCGCTCCAGACGCAGTGGAGGCGTCCTGTGGCGAGCAGTTGCTCGGCACGCTCCCGGGGAACTCCCACGTCGCGGGACGGATCGGACCAGGTCATGGCCGCGGCCAGCCGGGCTTCCTCGAGCGATCGTCCCTGCTTCGCACCGTAGCGGCGCGTCACGCGTATCCACTCGGCGATGATGGCGGGCTCGATCCAGGCGCTGAAGCGCTGGATGGCCGTCCAGAGGTGTGCCGGCACGTGCATCGTTCCGAAGCTGGCCAGATAGGGTCCGTCCAGCCGAATGCCGGCCGTCGCACGCGATGCCGTTACCGGGCCCCGCACCGGGAGGATGGGACGTATCCCGTTGGGATAGGTCATGTAGCGCACGGGCATCTTTACGATGGTCCGTGCCGCATCCTTGAGGGCCTGGTGAAGCGTCGCGCCGGTGTCCCCGGCGAACTGCATGCCCACCCGCAGATCGTGATGCGAGACCGCGCTGAGCTTCTTGAAGGCCTTCTTTGCGAATCCGAGCTGTTCGCAGCCGCGGTTGGATGGATTCTGGGGCAGATCCGCGACGAGCAGCGGCTTGTAGAGGCGAATCCAGGTCAGGGCGACCAGTCCCATCGGAATGGCGACGTGGTCGTCATCCACGGATCCGGCCACGCCGCCGGCGCCGTCGGCGATGCGACACAGCGTACGCAGCAGGCCCAGCTTGTAGGTGGAGCTCTTGTCGTCGTTGAGGATGATGTGCCGCAAGAGCGGCAAGGCGCCCGTCCCGTCGTCAGGCAGCCGGATTGCCAGGTGCGTCCAGCGAACGTCGGACCGGCCCAGGTGGTCGTCCGCGGCACCGTGCCTCTCGATGAAGGCGCCGTGATCCCGGGCCAGTCTACGGATTTCATCTTCCGAGACAGGATGGAATCCCCGCTCCGGTTCGACCGGGCCATGGCGCAGCGTGACCGCGAGCAACCCGCCCGGCTTGAGCAGGGTTATGAGCTTTCGGAACGCCCTCGTACGGTCGGACGGTGCGACGTGCATCCACACCGCGCTCAGCAGAACGACGTCGAAGGAGAGACCGCTCCTGAACGTCCGTTCGAGCCCCGGCAGCGAGTCGGCAATCCACTGAATCGGCCGATCGTCGTACCGCTGCCGTGCTGCCGACCGCATGTTGGCTGACGGTTCGACCGCGACGACCTCGTGTCCCCGCGACGCCAGCCACGCGGCGTCGCGACCGCTGCCGGCGCCCACGTCGAGGACGGTTCCCGTCTTCGAGGGAAGCAGGTCTTCGAGCCAGTGATGAATCCGTTCGGCGGGTACGCTCTCGTAACGATCCGCGAGTTGTTCCGCGCGCGCGTCGTACCAGGAAATCGCGTCAGTCAATGGGTCGGCCGCTCCACGCCATCCACTGCTGATCTCGCATACGGTTCACAGGCTTCCCATCCTAGCGTGAATGCTCGTGCGCGGTGGCAGGCTTGCGGGGCGAGCGACGTGTGGGAGTCCTGCATCGTGTCGCACATGCCACGGTTTTGCACGATAGAATCGATCTGCCGGGAACCGCAGATGGACGCAGGTCGGGAATCAGCGCGGCTCGTGAACTTCGTCGAGGTCGAGCGTCGCTTTCGTCGCTCCGTGAACCTGGATCGGGACGCGGGCTCCCCGGCCGCGCTCGACGGCTACATCGTCACGCCGGCGGTTCGTCGCGCCCTCGCGCAGATCGCGGACGGCCTCGGTGAAGAAGGCGGCGACCGGGTGTGGAGCCTGGTGGGGCCTTACGGGTCGGGCAAGAGCGCATTCGCCGTCTTCCT
The Acidobacteriota bacterium DNA segment above includes these coding regions:
- a CDS encoding DUF2746 domain-containing protein, whose protein sequence is MSPEFIAILSIGATLAGTQLAAVLWLAGYVQSQANAVRAEMRSEMGGVRTELTNEARSLREEIGGVRTEVIDGIRSVRTEIGSVRTEIGSVRTEIGNVRTEINTRTDELRTEITGVRGEIGCVRGETADLRERMARVEGLLEGLRDTIGNQRDIR
- a CDS encoding methyltransferase domain-containing protein, translated to MTDAISWYDARAEQLADRYESVPAERIHHWLEDLLPSKTGTVLDVGAGSGRDAAWLASRGHEVVAVEPSANMRSAARQRYDDRPIQWIADSLPGLERTFRSGLSFDVVLLSAVWMHVAPSDRTRAFRKLITLLKPGGLLAVTLRHGPVEPERGFHPVSEDEIRRLARDHGAFIERHGAADDHLGRSDVRWTHLAIRLPDDGTGALPLLRHIILNDDKSSTYKLGLLRTLCRIADGAGGVAGSVDDDHVAIPMGLVALTWIRLYKPLLVADLPQNPSNRGCEQLGFAKKAFKKLSAVSHHDLRVGMQFAGDTGATLHQALKDAARTIVKMPVRYMTYPNGIRPILPVRGPVTASRATAGIRLDGPYLASFGTMHVPAHLWTAIQRFSAWIEPAIIAEWIRVTRRYGAKQGRSLEEARLAAAMTWSDPSRDVGVPRERAEQLLATGRLHCVWSGKRLTAGNLDIDHCFPWSVWPCGDLWNLMPAHRKVNQREKRDRLPADPLLRTAQERILDWWNAAYREHPDHPLAQRFALEASASLPGVVAAEADLDSYYSALNLQRLRLKQNQQVPEWSGAPYL